A single window of Vigna unguiculata cultivar IT97K-499-35 chromosome 1, ASM411807v1, whole genome shotgun sequence DNA harbors:
- the LOC114168787 gene encoding uncharacterized protein LOC114168787 → MLRLKAFRPTSDKIVKIQLHPTHPWMVTADDSDRVSVWNWEHRQVVYELKAGGVDERRLVGAKLEKLAEGEIESKGKPTEAIRGGSVKQVNFYDDDVRFWQLWHNRSAAAEAPTAVHTSAFSSPAPSTRGRHFLVICCLNKAIFLDLVTMRSRDVPKQELDNKSLLCMEFLYRTGVGDGPLVAFGSSDGVIRVLSMMTWKLVRRYTGGHKGSISCLMSFMAASGEALLVSGASDGLLIIWSADHGQDSRELVPKLSLKAHDGGVVAVELSRVMGGAPQLITIGADKTLAIWDTVSFKELRRIKPVPKLACHSVASWCHPRAPNLDILTCVKDSHIWAIEHPTYSALTRPLCELTSVIPPQALSPNKKLRVYCMVTHNLQPHLVATGTNIGVIICEFDARSLPPVAPLPTPADSREHSAVFVIERELKLLNFQLNNSANPSLGNNSSLPETGRPKGDFFEPLSVKQGKKHISTPVPHDSYSVLSVSSSGKYLAIVWPDIPYFSVYKVSDWSIVDSGSARLLAWDTCRDRFAILESALPPRIPVIPKGSSSKRAKEAAAAQAAAAAAAAAASTASVQVRILLDDGTSNILMRSVGARNEPVIGLRGGALLGVAYRTSRRVSPIAATAISTIQSMPLSGYGSSGLSSFTTYDDGFSSNRPPTTAAPQNFQLYSWETFQPVGDLLPQPEWTAWDQTVEYCAFAYQQYIVISSLRPQYRYLGDVAIPYATSAVWHRRQLFVATPTTIEIVFVDAGVAQIDIETKRMKEEQKMKEAQAKAVAEHGELALITVEGPQSAKEERIALRPPMLQVVRLASFQHAPSVPPFLTLPKQSRVDGDDSWSATEERKTGEVAVGGGGVAVAVTRFPMEQKRPVGPLVVVGVRDGVLWLIDRYMCAHALSLSHPGIRCRCLAAYGDAVSAVKWASRLGREHHDDLAQFMLGMGYATEALHLPGISKRLEFDLAMKSNDLKRALHCLLTMSNSRDIGQDDTPGLGLNDILNLSDKKPEKISDKKKDMVEGFQGIVKFAKEFLDLIDAADATAQSEIAREALKRLAAAGSVKGALEGHELRGLALRLANHGELTRLSGLVNNLVTLGLGREAAFAGAVLGDNALMEKAWQDTGMLAEAVLHAHAHGRPTLKNLVQAWNQALQREVEPTPSQKTDAAAAFLASLEEPKLTSLADAGKKPPIEILPPGMMSLNAPISIQKKPASSAQNSQQPPDKPLALEAPPTTTAAPESATQQPESTPASVNEPTPSESTSESTPAPVAAPPQPESGETTVDNGVPTPGPASDGGPNVNGETGQAETSTANPVLPEVPPPPVAAEVSETSTPSITAVPTTTTVPANDPFI, encoded by the exons ATGCTGCGTCTGAAAGCGTTTCGGCCTACGAGCGACAAAATCGTTAAGATCCAATTGCATCCGACGCATCCATGGATGGTTACGGCCGATGATTCAGATCGAGTTTCGGTTTGGAACTGGGAGCACCGCCAG GTGGTGTATGAGTTGAAAGCTGGTGGAGTGGACGAGCGGCGTTTGGTCGGCGCCAAGTTGGAGAAGCTGGCCGAGGGAGAAATAG AGTCTAAAGGGAAGCCTACCGAAGCCATTCGGGGAGGAAG TGTTAAGCAGGTGAATTTTTATGATGATGATGTACGCTTTTGGCAACTTTGGCATAATCGTTCTGCGGCTGCTGAGGCTCCAACAGCTGTCCACACTTCAGCTTTTAGCTCTCCTGCCCCATCAACAAGAGGGAGACATTTTCTTGTCATATGTTGTTTAAACAAAGCTATATTTTTGGACTTGGTGACAATGCGGAGCCGTGATGTACCAAAGCAAGAGCTTGATAACAAGTCCCTTCTGtg CATGGAGTTCCTTTATAGAACTGGTGTTGGTGATGGTCCTCTTGTTGCTTTTGGTTCATCAGATGGTGTCATTAGAGTTCTCTCAATGATGACATGGAAG CTTGTGCGAAGATACACCGGAGGTCATAAAGGATCGATCTCTTGTTTGATGTCCTTCATGGCTGCTTCTGGCGAG GCTCTTCTGGTGTCGGGTGCTAGTGATGGATTGCTCATAATTTGGAGTGCTGACCACGGACAGGATTCACGTGAACTTGTACCCAAGCTTAGTTTAAAA GCACATGATGGCGGGGTTGTGGCAGTTGAGTTGTCAAGGGTAATGGGAGGTGCTCCTCAGCTAATCACAATTGGTGCAGATAAGACATTAGCCATATGGGACACTGTGTCCTTTAAG GAGCTACGGCGGATAAAGCCAGTTCCCAAATTGGCTTGCCATAGTGTGGCTTCTTGGTGCCATCCTCGAGCTCCAAACCTTGATATTCTAACCTGTGTCAAAGATTCTCACATATG GGCAATCGAACATCCCACTTATTCTGCTCTCACGAGGCCATTGTGTGAATTGACCTCAGTTATTCCTCCACAGGCCCTTTCTCCTAATAAGAAATTGAGG GTGTATTGTATGGTTACACATAATTTGCAGCCACATCTAGTTGCTACAGGAACCAACATTGGTGTTATTATCTGTGAGTTTGATGCTAGATCTCTTCCACCTGTAGCTCCTCTACCAACTCCAGCAGACAGTAGAGAGCATTCTGCCGTATTTGTAATTGAAAGGGAATTGAAGCTATTAAATTTTCAGTTAAACAACTCTGCAAATCCATCTCTTGGAAATAACAGCTCCTTGCCAGAAACAGGAAGACCCAAGGGAGACTTTTTTGAACCATTATCTGTCAAGCAGGGGAAGAAGCACATTAGTACTCCTGTTCCACATGATTCGTACTCTGTTCTTTCTGTCAGCAGTTCAGGAAA GTATCTAGCAATTGTTTGGCCAGATATTCCTTATTTCTCTGTCTACAAGGTTAGTGATTGGTCAATAGTTGACTCTGGAAGTGCAAGGCTTCTGGCATGGGATACTTGTCGTGACAGATTTGCTATATTGGAATCAGCATTACCTCCTAGAATTCCTGTAATCCCCAAGGGTAGTTCATCAAAAAGAGCCAAAGAAGCTGCTGCGGCAcaagcagcagcagcagcagcagctgcTGCTGCTTCCACAGCTTCTGTTCAAGTCCGCATCTTATTAGATGATGGTACATCAAATATACTAATGAGGTCTGTTGGCGCACGCAATGAACCA GTCATTGGTTTGCGTGGAGGAGCTCTGCTTGGTGTTGCCTATCGAACATCTAGGAGAGTCAGTCCTATTGCTGCCACAGCTATTTCAACAATCCAGTCTATGCCCTTATCAGGCTACGGAAGCAGTGGTCTTTCTTCTTTTACTACTTATGATGATGGATTTTCTTCAAATAGACCTCCAACCACAGCAGCACCTCAAAACTTCCAGCTATACAG TTGGGAGACATTCCAGCCAGTGGGGGACCTTCTTCCTCAGCCAGAATGGACTGCTTGGGACCAAACCGTTGAGTACTGTGCATTTGCATACCAGCAATACATAGTCATATCTTCTTTGCGCCCTCAATATAGATATTTGGGAGATGTTGCAATCCCATATGCTACCAGTGCTGTTTGGCACAGGAGGCAACTGTTTGTGGCTACCCCAACTACTATCGA AATCGTTTTTGTGGATGCTGGGGTTGCTCAAATTGACATTGAAACTAAGAGGATGAAAGAAGAGCAGAAAATGAAAGAAGCACAGGCAAAAGCTGTTGCAGAGCACGGAGAGTTAGCACTAATTACTGTAGAAGGTCCTCAGTCTGCTAAGGAAGAAAGAATAGCATTGAGGCCACCGATGTTGCAG GTGGTTCGGTTGGCTTCATTTCAGCATGCTCCTTCAGTGCCACCTTTCTTAACATTACCGAAACAATCTAGAGTTGATGGTGATGACTCTTGGTCGGCAACAGAAGAGAGAAAGACAGGTGAGGTGGCAGTTGGTGGTGGGGGTGTGGCTGTGGCAGTTACCCGCTTCCCAATGGAGCAGAAACGTCCAGTTGGGCCTCTTGTAGTTGTAGGTGTCAGGGATGGAGTTCTTTGGCTAATTGACAG GTACATGTGTGCTCATGCCTTATCCTTGAGTCATCCTGGTATTCGCTGCCGATGCCTTGCAGCTTACGGAGATGCTGTTAGTGCAGTAAAATG GGCAAGTAGACTTGGAAGAGAACACCATGATGATTTAGCACAATTTATGCTAGGAATGGGCTATGCTACTGAAGCACTTCATCTGCCTGGAATATCAAAGAG GTTGGAGTTTGATTTGGCAATGAAGAGCAATGATTTGAAAAGAGCTCTTCATTGTCTTCTTACCATGAGTAACAGCCGGGATATAGGACAAGATGATACTCCTGGTCTTGGTTTGAATGACATTCTTAATTTATCAGATAAAAAACCAGAGAAAAtatcagataaaaaaaaagatatggtTGAAGGTTTTCAGGGTATAGTGAAATTCGCGAAAGAGTTCTTGGATCTTATTGACGCTGCAGATGCTACTGCACAGAGTGAAATTGCTCGTGAGGCTCTTAAGAGGTTAGCTGCAGCAGGTTCAGTGAAAGGTGCTTTAGAAGGTCATGAATTGAGAGGATTAGCATTACGTCTTGCAAATCATGGAGAGTTGACTCGTCTAAGT GGTTTGGTTAACAATTTAGTCACGCTTGGCTTGGGAAGGGAAGCAGCATTTGCTGGTGCTGTTTTGGGTGACAATGCTCTGATGGAGAAAGCATGGCAGGATACTGGAATGTTGGCAGAGGCTGTGCTTCATGCTCAT GCACATGGACGTCCAACTTTGAAGAACTTAGTGCAGGCTTGGAACCAAGCGTTACAGAGAGAGGTTGAACCTACCCCATCCCAGAAGACAGATGCTGCAGCTGCGTTTTTAGCTTCTCTTGAGGAGCCTAAGCTCACAAGTTTGGCAGATGCTGGGAAGAAACCACCTATTGAAATCCTGCCTCCGGGGATGATGTCTCTTAATGCTCCTATTTCCATCCAGAAAAAACCAGCTTCTTCTGCACAGAATTCCCAACAACCCCCAGACAAGCCATTGGCACTGGAAGCACCTCCTACAACCACAGCTGCACCAGAGAGTGCTACTCAGCAGCCTGAATCCACACCAGCATCAGTTAATGAGCCAACTCCATCAGAGTCTACCTCAGAGTCCACGCCAGCTCCTGTAGCTGCTCCACCTCAACCAGAATCAGGTGAAACCACCGTAGATAATGGGGTTCCTACCCCTGGACCAGCTAGTGACGGAGGTCCAAATGTTAATGGTGAAACTGGTCAAGCAGAAACGTCTACTGCCAATCCAGTACTTCCAGAGGTTCCCCCACCTCCAGTAGCAGCAGAGGTTTCGGAGACTTCTACTCCAAGTATAACTGCAGTTCCTACAACAACTACAGTTCCGGCAAATGATCCCTTTATATGA
- the LOC114194663 gene encoding anaphase-promoting complex subunit 13, protein MAELSLGILIDIVDEEWMRDTLPDDDLPLPPTLVVRTDDTEDSNQETQQVNVDAWHDLALGQE, encoded by the exons atggcAGAATTGAGTTTgggaattttaattgacattgTTGATGAAGAATGGATGAGAGACACTCTCCCTGATGACG ATCTTCCACTGCCCCCAACACTGGTTGTAAGGACAGATGATACTGAGGACTCAA ATCAGGAGACTCAACAAGTTAACGTGGATGCTTGGCACGATCTTGCCTTGGGTCAAGAATAG
- the LOC114184979 gene encoding DEAD-box ATP-dependent RNA helicase 3, chloroplastic-like, whose translation MASLIGVSSIYQTPALELYQRPNATSTSSVRLQSLDSKSHFNNLLRAHRHSPGPTFKTGLKPTPTFLPSAIATPNSSLLSEEAFKGLGRHFDQFEHASDSHSAEPPNSDELDISKLDLPSRLVDSLKSRGITHLFPIQRAVLVPALQGRDIIARAKTGTGKTLAFGIPVIKGLTEVEDEPSLRRSGRLPRVLVLAPTRELAKQVEKEIKESAPYLSTVCVYGGVSYVTQQSALSRGVDVVVGTPGRIIDLINGKSLKLNEVQYLVLDEADQMLAVGFEEDVEVILENLPSQRQSMLFSATMPAWVKKLARKYLNNPLTIDLVGDEEEKLAEGIKLFAISATATSKRTILSDLVTVYAKGGKTIVFTQTKKDADEVSLSLTNSITSEALHGDISQHQRERTLNGFRQGKFTVLVATDVAARGLDIPNVDLIIHYELPNDPETFVHRSGRTGRAGKQGTAILLYTSSQRRTVRSLERDVGCKFEFVSPPAMEEVLESSAEQVVATLGGVHPESIQFFTPTAQKLIEEQGTTALAAALAQLSGFSRPPSSRSLITHEQGWTTLQLIRDSENSRYFSARSVTGFLSDVFSSAADEVGKIHIIADERVQGAVFDLPEEIAKELLTKDIPPGNTISKITKLPPLQDDGPPSDFYGRFSDRERGNRRGSTSRGGFSSRGGGFASRDRRGFKSSRGWDGEDSDDDDFSDRSSRRGGRNFKSGGNSWSRAGGKSGGDDWLIGGRRSSRPSSSDRFGGACFNCGESGHRASDCPNSSNRRSFF comes from the exons ATCGCCACGCCCAATTCCTCCCTCCTCAGCGAAGAAGCCTTCAAAGGACTCGGCCGCCACTTCGACCAATTCGAACACGCCTCCGATTCTCACTCCGCCGAACCCCCCAACTCCGACGAACTCGACATTTCCAAGCTCGACTTGCCCTCGCGCCTCGTTGATTCCCTCAAGAGCCGTGGGATTACTCACCTTTTCCCCATTCAg AGAGCGGTGTTAGTACCTGCACTACAAGGTAGAGATATCATTGCTCGAGCGAAGACCGGTACTGGAAAGACGCTAGCGTTCGGAATTCCAGTTATTAAAGGCCTCACTGAAGTTGAAGATGAGCCTTCTCTCAG GAGGTCTGGTAGGCTTCCCAGAGTTTTGGTGCTGGCCCCTACGAGGGAGTTGGCGAAGCAAGTGGAGAAGGAGATAAAGGAATCTGCTCCTTATCTCAGCACTGTTTGTGTTTATGGCGGTGTTTCTTATGTTACTCAGCAGAGTGCTCTTTCACGAGGTGTAGATGTGGTGGTCGGGACCCCAGGGAGAATAATTGACTTGATTAATGGGAAGAGCCTTAAGCTGAATGAGGTTCAGTATTTGGTGCTTGATGAAGCAGATCAGATGCTTGCTGTTGGGTTTGAGGAGGATGTGGAAGTGATTTTAGAGAACCTCCCTTCTCAGAGGCAGAGCATGCTTTTCTCTGCCACCATGCCTGCTTGGGTGAAGAAGTTGGCGAGAAAATATTTGAACAACCCACTCACAATTGATTtg GTTggtgatgaagaagaaaagctCGCTGAAGGGATAAAACTTTTTGCTATATCAGCCACTGCCACTTCAAAGCGGACAATTCTCTCTGATCTCGTAACT GTTTATGCAAAGGGTGGGAAGACTATTGTATTTACACAGACAAAAAAAGATGCTGATGAAGTATCACTGTCATTAACAAATAGTATAACGTCTGAAGCACTGCATGGTGATATATCTCAGCATCAGAGAGAAAGAACATTGAATGGTTTTCGGCAAGGAAAATTCACAGTGCTTGTTGCTACTGATGTTGCAGCTCGTGGACTTGATATTCCCAATGTTGATTTG ATTATCCATTATGAGCTTCCCAATGATCCTGAGACTTTCGTACACCGCTCTGGTCGTACTGGTCGTGCTGGAAAACAAGGTACTGCCATTCTGTTGTACACCAGTAGCCAGAGGAGAACAGTTAGATCCCTTGAACGTGATGTAGGCTGCAAGTTTGAATTTGTTAGTCCGCCAGCTATGGAAGAGGTCTTGGAGTCATCTGCGGAGCAGGTTGTTGCCACACTTGGTGGAGTTCATCCCGAATCTATCCAGTTTTTCACCCCAACTGCACAAAAACTGATCGAAGAACAAGGAACAACTGCCCTTGCCGCTGCCCTTGCACAACTTAGTGGATTTTCCCGACCTCCATCATCCCGGTCTCTTATCACCCACGAACAG GGATGGACTACGTTGCAACTAATTCGGGATTCGGAGAATAGTAGATATTTTTCAGCAAGATCAGTCACTGGGTTTCTTTCTGATGTTTTTTCATCAGCTGCCGATGAAGTTGGAAAAATCCATATAATTGCAGATGAAAGG GTTCAAGGAGCCGTTTTTGATCTTCCCGAGGAGATTGCTAAAGAGTTGCTTACTAAGGACATACCACCTGGTAACACCATTTCCAAGATCACCAAG CTACCTCCTTTGCAAGACGATGGGCCTCCAAGTGATTTCTATGGAAGGTTCTCTGACAGAGAACGTGGTAACCGAAGAGGATCTACTTCTAGGGGAGGTTTTAGTTCTAGGGGAGGTGGTTTTGCTTCTAGGGACCGGAGAGGTTTTAAATCCTCACGGGGATGGGATGGGGAAGACTCTGATGATGACGACTTCAGTGATCGATCTAGTAGGAGAGGTGGTAGAAATTTTAAATCTGGCGGCAATAGCTGGTCTCGAGCAGGAGGTAAAAGTGGTGGAGATGATTGGCTAATTGGGGGTAGACGATCAAGCCGGCCTTCATCATCAGACAG ATTCGGAGGGGCCTGTTTCAATTGTGGGGAATCTGGTCATCGTGCATCAGATTGTCCAAACTCTTCAAACCGGCGAAGCTTTTTTTAA